A portion of the Hoylesella buccalis ATCC 35310 genome contains these proteins:
- the fucP gene encoding L-fucose:H+ symporter permease translates to MNQPNQKKEKVLGKGILFPYILLTTLFFAWAIPNNLTDTMLAAFKRIMSLSDSKTAWIQVVCYLLGYGCCALPGALFIKRFTYKSGVLLGLGLYAFGALMFYPAKITSVVNMEFSFYMYLLAIFVLFAGLSILETSTNSYVLALGPESTATRRLNLSQSFNPFGAITGVVLSQIFILSQLNGLTASERAQLPAESLQAIQDSELNAVTMAYVVLGFVMIAFFLAIYFTKMPQLSEGNGKVDLKATLKRLSHNKNYVWGVVAQFFDIGAQIAVWSFIIRYAMQQLDFDGVIAALGNNPSADMVCQALRELEPIAAGFYNICETVGLDGLLPHTAEQAAATYYIMSLILFVCMRFVCTWLMRYFKAYKILLFMSLTAVVCCFGAILGTGRFGVYCLMGISGCLSLMFPTIYGYGLKGLGEDTKIGGSGMVMSIAGAAILTQIQGIISDETGSIMTAYIVPAVAFSVIAYYSYFIARKQEISQR, encoded by the coding sequence ATGAACCAACCTAATCAAAAAAAAGAAAAAGTATTGGGAAAAGGGATACTCTTTCCCTATATACTACTGACCACGCTCTTTTTCGCATGGGCCATTCCTAACAACTTGACAGACACCATGCTTGCCGCTTTTAAGCGCATCATGAGTCTTTCTGATTCTAAAACTGCGTGGATTCAAGTAGTTTGTTATTTACTTGGCTATGGCTGTTGCGCACTTCCTGGCGCATTATTCATCAAGAGATTTACCTACAAGTCTGGCGTATTACTTGGACTGGGACTGTATGCATTTGGTGCACTAATGTTCTACCCTGCTAAAATTACCTCCGTTGTCAACATGGAGTTTAGCTTCTACATGTACCTACTTGCCATTTTTGTATTATTTGCTGGTCTTTCGATACTGGAAACATCTACCAACTCGTACGTCTTGGCACTTGGTCCAGAAAGTACGGCCACACGAAGGCTCAACCTTTCACAGTCGTTCAATCCCTTTGGTGCAATTACGGGCGTAGTTCTTAGTCAGATATTCATTTTGTCTCAACTGAATGGACTCACTGCCTCAGAACGTGCTCAGCTTCCAGCAGAAAGCCTTCAAGCTATTCAAGATAGTGAGCTGAACGCTGTAACTATGGCATACGTTGTTCTTGGTTTCGTCATGATTGCTTTTTTCTTGGCTATTTACTTCACAAAAATGCCCCAACTATCTGAAGGCAACGGAAAGGTTGATCTTAAAGCAACCCTTAAACGGTTGTCTCACAACAAGAATTATGTGTGGGGTGTCGTTGCACAATTTTTTGATATTGGTGCCCAAATCGCTGTGTGGTCTTTCATTATTAGATATGCCATGCAGCAGCTCGATTTTGATGGTGTAATTGCGGCATTAGGTAATAATCCTTCTGCTGATATGGTTTGTCAAGCATTGCGCGAATTAGAACCTATCGCTGCAGGCTTCTACAATATTTGTGAAACAGTTGGACTTGACGGATTGTTGCCACATACCGCTGAACAGGCTGCGGCTACCTATTATATTATGTCTCTCATCCTATTTGTATGTATGCGCTTTGTTTGCACATGGCTCATGCGATATTTCAAGGCCTACAAGATACTTTTGTTCATGTCACTCACAGCGGTTGTATGCTGTTTTGGAGCTATTTTAGGAACAGGTCGCTTTGGTGTCTATTGTCTCATGGGGATATCTGGATGTCTATCACTCATGTTCCCAACTATCTATGGATATGGATTGAAAGGTCTGGGTGAAGATACCAAAATTGGAGGATCTGGCATGGTGATGTCTATCGCAGGTGCTGCCATACTAACACAGATACAGGGCATCATTTCTGATGAGACAGGAAGCATTATGACTGCCTATATTGTACCAGCTGTAGCCTTTTCCGTAATAGCTTATTATAGTTACTTTATTGCACGCAAACAAGAAATATCACAAAGATGA
- a CDS encoding ribulokinase has product MMENKKYQYVLGIDFGTDSCRALVVDASNGKEIAVGVAEYPRWKQGLYCQPKLNQYRQHPLDYIESLETAVHEATAGLSETERQAIVGITVDTTGSTPAITDEQGQPLALSKQYAENPDAMFILWKDHTAVKEAEQINELIAKLNLNFNQYSGGTYSSEWVWAKVLHILKKETPLCQDAYSWVEHCDWISGLLAGHIKPEMMLRSRCAAGHKAMWHEDWGLPSKEYLKKLHPQLGEMREHLYQNTYTCAQIAGKLTEEWATRLGLTPGIAIGVGTIDAHMGAVGASVAPGVLVSIIGTSTCDIMVSPKESLKNPYIQGISGQVDGSVLPGYIGIEAGQAAFGDIFAWFKSIMSWTLSAASNKNEAESMKRQILTRLTQEAAKIKPHAAGLVALDWMNGRRTPNADQNLKGAIANITLGTSAPEIYRALVESTAFGLKRIIEHMREQGLDIKSMNAVGGISKKSPFVMQILSDVTEMPIKIIKSENACALGSAMFAAVVSGIYPTIEEAEKHMRSEVENEYTPNPMLKPIYDQLYQKYLELGHTAEQLI; this is encoded by the coding sequence ATGATGGAAAACAAAAAATATCAATATGTACTAGGTATCGACTTTGGTACCGACTCATGCAGGGCACTCGTGGTAGATGCCAGCAATGGAAAAGAAATAGCTGTAGGAGTAGCAGAATATCCCAGATGGAAGCAGGGATTATACTGTCAGCCTAAACTTAATCAATACAGACAGCACCCACTCGATTATATTGAATCCTTAGAAACTGCTGTTCATGAAGCCACGGCAGGATTGTCAGAGACTGAACGTCAGGCTATCGTTGGCATCACCGTCGACACTACTGGCAGTACGCCTGCCATTACCGATGAGCAAGGACAGCCACTGGCACTATCAAAACAGTATGCCGAGAATCCTGATGCAATGTTTATTCTATGGAAAGACCACACTGCTGTCAAGGAAGCGGAACAAATTAATGAACTAATTGCTAAGCTGAATCTAAACTTCAATCAATACTCTGGTGGTACCTATTCATCTGAATGGGTATGGGCCAAGGTTCTACATATTTTAAAAAAAGAAACGCCACTTTGCCAGGACGCCTACTCATGGGTGGAACATTGTGATTGGATATCGGGACTGCTTGCTGGTCACATAAAACCAGAAATGATGCTTAGAAGCCGATGTGCAGCGGGGCACAAAGCCATGTGGCATGAAGATTGGGGACTACCGTCGAAAGAATATCTAAAGAAGTTACATCCTCAATTAGGTGAGATGCGTGAACATCTTTATCAGAACACCTATACTTGCGCACAAATAGCAGGCAAACTAACAGAAGAATGGGCCACCCGCTTAGGACTAACTCCTGGTATTGCAATTGGTGTAGGTACTATTGATGCACACATGGGAGCAGTTGGAGCTTCTGTTGCGCCAGGAGTGCTTGTGAGCATCATTGGCACTTCCACATGCGACATTATGGTATCACCGAAAGAATCACTTAAAAATCCCTACATTCAAGGCATCAGCGGTCAGGTAGACGGTTCCGTACTACCAGGATATATTGGTATTGAAGCGGGACAAGCAGCTTTCGGTGACATATTTGCTTGGTTCAAGTCGATAATGTCGTGGACACTCTCAGCCGCATCTAATAAGAATGAAGCCGAAAGCATGAAAAGACAGATTCTGACTCGGTTGACCCAGGAAGCAGCTAAGATAAAACCACATGCTGCAGGACTAGTGGCACTCGACTGGATGAATGGACGCCGTACACCTAACGCAGACCAAAATCTCAAAGGTGCTATAGCAAACATTACCTTAGGAACATCGGCTCCTGAAATCTATCGCGCATTGGTAGAATCTACTGCTTTTGGTCTGAAACGTATCATAGAACACATGCGCGAGCAAGGACTTGATATCAAATCCATGAATGCTGTCGGGGGTATAAGTAAGAAGTCACCATTTGTCATGCAAATCCTCTCCGATGTCACAGAAATGCCCATCAAGATTATTAAGTCAGAAAATGCCTGTGCCCTTGGCTCTGCCATGTTTGCAGCTGTCGTATCTGGCATTTACCCAACGATTGAAGAGGCAGAGAAACACATGAGGTCTGAGGTTGAGAATGAGTATACTCCGAATCCCATGTTGAAACCAATCTATGACCAGCTCTACCAAAAATACTTAGAATTAGGTCATACAGCAGAACAATTAATTTAG
- a CDS encoding glycoside hydrolase family 172 protein: MKTNITRTKALLFTLLFCISAGAQDFNGLNMGMGNLFRMSKAKTRSLSPENFNGAKGAGGMADPVKDRDVRNKAVSAHAASTLGKGWKVNPCIDIDAGETMVIADIDGPGAIQQIWMTPTGEWRKTIIRMYWDGENNPSVEVPVGDFFCAGWGVYAPLSSMAVCVNPGSAFNCYWQMPFRKHCKITMENRDKKPMRLYYQINYTLTEVPEDAAYFHAQYRLSDPTVKAEHTILDGVKGRGQYVGTYMAIQPTNNGWWGEGEIKFFMDGDKTYPTICGTGTEDYFCGSYNFENQKTHQFEEFCTPYAGMHQVIRPNGVYISQQRYGLYRWHILDPIRFEKDLKVTIQDLGWRNDGTYLDQKSFISTVAFWYQAEPHAKFPTLPATNRLEIAGPL, translated from the coding sequence ATGAAAACCAACATCACAAGAACAAAAGCATTGCTTTTCACTTTACTTTTTTGTATAAGTGCTGGTGCACAAGATTTTAATGGCCTCAACATGGGAATGGGCAACCTCTTCCGTATGTCAAAGGCAAAAACTCGCTCACTGAGTCCTGAGAACTTTAATGGCGCGAAAGGTGCTGGTGGCATGGCTGACCCCGTTAAAGACAGAGATGTACGCAACAAGGCTGTTAGTGCCCATGCTGCATCAACATTGGGAAAAGGCTGGAAGGTAAACCCATGCATTGACATTGATGCTGGTGAGACAATGGTTATTGCCGATATCGATGGTCCCGGAGCTATCCAACAGATTTGGATGACACCCACTGGTGAATGGCGTAAAACCATTATCCGTATGTATTGGGATGGTGAGAACAACCCTTCTGTAGAGGTGCCAGTTGGTGATTTCTTCTGCGCTGGTTGGGGAGTGTATGCGCCACTATCATCTATGGCTGTTTGTGTCAATCCAGGCAGTGCTTTCAACTGTTATTGGCAGATGCCATTCAGAAAGCATTGCAAGATAACAATGGAGAATCGGGATAAGAAGCCTATGCGCCTTTACTATCAAATCAACTACACGCTGACAGAGGTACCTGAAGATGCGGCTTACTTCCATGCACAGTATCGTCTGTCTGACCCAACAGTTAAAGCAGAGCATACAATCCTCGATGGCGTCAAGGGACGTGGACAATATGTAGGTACCTACATGGCCATACAGCCCACTAACAACGGCTGGTGGGGAGAAGGAGAAATCAAGTTCTTCATGGACGGGGACAAGACCTACCCCACCATTTGCGGAACCGGAACTGAAGACTATTTCTGCGGCTCGTACAACTTCGAGAACCAGAAGACGCACCAGTTTGAGGAGTTCTGCACACCCTACGCGGGCATGCATCAGGTGATTCGTCCCAACGGCGTGTACATCTCGCAACAACGCTACGGCTTGTACCGATGGCACATCCTTGACCCCATACGTTTTGAGAAAGACCTAAAGGTAACCATCCAAGACCTGGGGTGGCGCAACGACGGTACCTATCTCGATCAGAAGTCGTTCATATCGACCGTGGCCTTCTGGTACCAAGCTGAACCTCATGCTAAGTTTCCAACGCTTCCCGCTACTAACCGTCTCGAAATAGCAGGACCACTATAA
- a CDS encoding SusC/RagA family TonB-linked outer membrane protein, giving the protein MVQGIALAQKPRLVSGRVLDTKGETLIGVTVAEEGNTTNSVVTDVTGTYRISLTTAKPILKFNYIGFKEKTVNVGADNVIDVALEEDISSLEEVVVVGYGTQKKASVVGSIANIQPEKLNMMPSRSLSNSLAGLSPGVIAVQRSGDPWYNNSDFWIRGISSFAGNTRPLVLIDGIERSLNDIDPDEVASFSILKDAAASAVYGVRGANGVIMIETKRGEIGKPQVNLRFEHSFTQPVKLPEYVGSVKYLELMNEMYRDEGKAPMVSEAVLENYRNRTDPELYPDVNWWDTIAKDYADNTRATLNISGGSKLLRYALVAGYFNENGILERDKRQAWDSSLKVNRYTVRSNVDINVTNTTVVRVNIGGFLQTRNAPPGDITDFEMFYQAMRIPPYVHPAIYADGRIPRVQYKQNPWAWATQRGFAKLNHSKIEALTSVEQDLKAITPGLSARLTFSFDKFASNSVDRSKNPDYYNPASSRDYNGNIVTSILSNGEQFLGYSKKADWGNQSTYLEGMLNYNRTFNNKHAVNLMALYNQKNYDDGSFLPFRTQGFAGRASYTFEDRYIAEFNFGYNGSENFAPGKRFGFFPALATGWIVSQEPWMESLSKTISLLKLRASWGKAGNSDISGRRFAYISTIENTGYYYYGTDGQFHRLGRAEGDIGVPDLTWEKVTKTNLGIDLGLFNNSISLSFDVFKEWRKDIFMKRKNIPASAGFNRAVWANFGKVENSGIDCSLNINHRFNRDFQLTALANFTYAHNKITEYDEPEAMKGTYRARTGKPVGQLFGLVAERLFEESDFDENGKLKEGIPTQKFSAESSLGPGDIKYVDQNGDGEITAIDQTAIGGTIDPQIVYGFGATLRYKQFDFGCFFSGVGKQYRILGGETWLPASSIGAGNIWSNIDDRWTKSNPRQDVFWPRMNELTIDNNKQASTWWLKNMSFLRLKNVELGYTLPRHWSEKIAMKDCRIFLRGSNLLTFSSFKMWDPEVGTTDGLKYPMMKAVSVGITFNFNN; this is encoded by the coding sequence ATGGTGCAAGGAATAGCGTTAGCACAGAAGCCACGACTTGTCAGTGGTCGAGTCCTTGATACAAAAGGAGAGACCCTCATTGGTGTCACTGTAGCAGAAGAAGGAAATACAACCAACTCTGTCGTGACCGATGTCACAGGTACTTACCGTATCAGCCTCACCACGGCAAAACCTATTTTGAAATTCAACTACATTGGCTTCAAGGAGAAGACCGTCAATGTAGGAGCAGACAACGTCATTGATGTTGCCTTGGAAGAAGACATTTCCTCTTTGGAAGAAGTAGTCGTAGTAGGCTATGGTACCCAGAAGAAAGCGTCTGTTGTCGGTTCCATTGCCAACATTCAGCCCGAGAAACTAAACATGATGCCCAGCCGTTCACTCAGCAACAGTCTGGCCGGCTTAAGTCCTGGCGTAATAGCAGTACAGCGCAGCGGTGACCCTTGGTACAATAACTCAGATTTCTGGATTAGAGGTATCAGTAGTTTTGCTGGCAACACGCGTCCTCTTGTTCTGATTGATGGTATCGAACGCTCACTCAATGACATTGATCCTGATGAAGTAGCGTCGTTCTCCATTTTGAAAGACGCTGCTGCCAGTGCTGTTTACGGTGTACGTGGTGCCAATGGTGTGATCATGATTGAAACCAAACGCGGTGAGATAGGCAAACCGCAAGTTAACTTACGATTTGAACACTCATTCACACAGCCCGTCAAACTACCAGAATATGTAGGGAGCGTGAAATACCTCGAACTAATGAACGAGATGTATCGAGATGAAGGAAAGGCTCCAATGGTATCCGAAGCTGTTTTGGAAAACTACAGAAATCGCACGGACCCAGAGTTGTATCCAGACGTTAATTGGTGGGATACCATTGCAAAAGACTACGCAGACAACACACGTGCCACATTGAATATTTCGGGCGGATCCAAACTTTTACGCTATGCATTGGTTGCAGGCTACTTCAATGAAAACGGTATTCTGGAGCGTGACAAGAGACAGGCCTGGGACTCTTCTTTGAAAGTAAACCGATACACCGTCCGCTCAAATGTCGACATTAACGTCACGAACACAACAGTGGTACGGGTCAACATCGGTGGATTCCTACAAACTCGTAATGCACCTCCCGGAGACATCACTGATTTTGAGATGTTCTATCAAGCCATGCGCATTCCACCGTATGTACACCCTGCCATCTATGCTGACGGACGCATTCCACGTGTACAATACAAGCAGAATCCCTGGGCCTGGGCCACACAAAGAGGATTCGCAAAACTAAACCATAGTAAAATTGAAGCACTCACCTCAGTTGAACAGGATTTGAAAGCTATCACCCCAGGATTGAGTGCAAGATTGACCTTCTCTTTCGACAAATTCGCAAGCAACTCTGTGGACAGATCAAAGAACCCCGACTACTACAATCCTGCTTCCAGTAGAGATTATAATGGAAACATCGTGACAAGCATCTTATCAAATGGCGAGCAATTCTTAGGCTATTCAAAAAAGGCCGACTGGGGCAACCAAAGTACATACTTGGAAGGCATGCTTAATTATAACAGAACATTCAACAATAAACACGCTGTCAACCTCATGGCTCTGTACAACCAAAAAAATTACGATGATGGTTCTTTTCTACCATTCAGGACACAGGGTTTTGCAGGACGAGCTTCTTATACATTCGAAGATCGCTATATTGCAGAATTCAACTTTGGATACAACGGCTCTGAGAACTTCGCCCCCGGTAAGCGATTCGGATTCTTCCCGGCACTCGCAACTGGCTGGATTGTCTCACAGGAACCCTGGATGGAATCTCTTTCCAAGACGATATCCCTCTTGAAATTAAGAGCCAGTTGGGGTAAGGCTGGAAATAGCGATATCAGCGGCCGACGCTTTGCTTACATCTCAACAATAGAAAACACAGGTTATTACTATTATGGAACAGATGGGCAGTTCCATCGTTTGGGCAGAGCAGAAGGTGATATTGGTGTGCCGGATTTGACTTGGGAAAAAGTGACAAAAACCAATCTTGGTATAGACCTCGGTCTTTTCAACAACAGCATATCTTTAAGCTTCGACGTGTTCAAGGAATGGCGCAAGGATATCTTCATGAAACGAAAGAACATCCCTGCATCTGCTGGATTCAACCGTGCGGTGTGGGCAAACTTTGGTAAGGTAGAAAACAGTGGTATTGATTGTTCCCTGAACATTAACCACCGGTTCAACAGAGACTTTCAACTGACGGCGTTGGCTAACTTCACCTATGCACACAACAAAATTACCGAATATGACGAGCCAGAGGCCATGAAAGGTACTTACCGTGCCAGGACAGGAAAACCTGTTGGCCAATTGTTCGGTCTTGTGGCAGAACGTCTGTTTGAAGAAAGCGATTTTGATGAGAACGGAAAGCTGAAAGAAGGTATTCCTACACAGAAATTCAGTGCCGAGAGTTCGCTCGGACCTGGAGACATCAAATATGTAGACCAGAATGGTGATGGTGAGATTACTGCCATTGATCAGACTGCGATTGGCGGAACCATTGACCCACAAATCGTATACGGTTTTGGAGCTACACTCAGATATAAACAATTCGATTTCGGATGCTTCTTTTCTGGCGTTGGTAAACAATATCGTATTTTGGGGGGAGAGACCTGGTTGCCGGCTTCTTCCATCGGTGCGGGCAACATCTGGTCAAATATAGACGACAGATGGACCAAGAGTAATCCCAGACAGGATGTATTCTGGCCGCGCATGAACGAGTTGACCATAGACAACAACAAGCAAGCATCAACATGGTGGTTGAAAAATATGAGTTTTCTCCGCCTAAAGAATGTTGAATTGGGTTATACTCTCCCACGCCATTGGAGTGAAAAGATTGCCATGAAGGATTGCCGCATCTTCTTAAGAGGAAGCAACCTTCTTACCTTCTCTAGTTTTAAGATGTGGGATCCAGAAGTAGGAACCACCGACGGTTTGAAGTATCCAATGATGAAAGCCGTATCTGTGGGCATCACCTTTAACTTTAACAATTAA
- a CDS encoding RagB/SusD family nutrient uptake outer membrane protein, with the protein MNIKKYIFKASVVLVCLLATSSCDYLDKQPDDQLTMDMIFSDKIRTEDWLASVYSSIPSPIWGYMKDQGYNIMGDDIVIPNEWTPYGWANVYAFTTGNWSPTSGWNANYWVELPKRIRTALQFLENVRVIPSDGLTENYVNQLKYEARFLIAYYYSLMVETYGAVPFNPDKLYSIYSPSEEMMTEQTPADVIVDWIDKELLEVSKHLPAVYESDQDWGRATSVMALAMRAKTLLFAASPLFNGNTDYADWKNKSGENLINQTYSSEKWQRAAQAFKEMIDLAEASGYGLYYEYNAGGSIDPFMSYYNMSLKRFSDGNKEIVFGRPENKDLNSWQAHHLPKGVRGNAAMNITQELVDAFFMANGEKPILGYHEDGSPIINEKSGYTERGFSAKDEMRRTKWPGGGPVNKFKADTGESPVTLVGTYNMYCNREPRFYVSVIFNHEWMGVINRQVNNLMGAGQDAANSFDSPWTGYNIRKQIPLDIYPKENKHRYQPGILYRMADAYLSYAECLNETQGKPSAEVYKYVNLIRERAGLPGLKEGLSKEQMREAIQHERRIEFNCEGVRIEDLRRWKLAEKYLNAPVYGMNRTGSVASDDPNNPKAYYKRWYWKPRIFTKKMYMMPVPQTQMDINTNLVQAPGY; encoded by the coding sequence ATGAATATAAAGAAATATATTTTCAAGGCTTCTGTTGTTTTGGTTTGTCTGTTGGCAACGTCAAGCTGTGATTATCTTGACAAGCAACCTGACGATCAATTAACAATGGATATGATTTTCTCGGACAAGATCCGCACAGAAGATTGGCTGGCCAGTGTTTACTCATCGATACCAAGCCCTATATGGGGGTACATGAAAGATCAAGGCTACAACATCATGGGCGATGACATTGTGATTCCAAATGAATGGACTCCCTATGGGTGGGCCAATGTGTATGCGTTTACAACAGGAAACTGGAGTCCTACTTCAGGTTGGAATGCCAATTATTGGGTAGAACTGCCAAAACGTATCAGAACAGCTTTGCAGTTCCTGGAAAATGTACGTGTCATCCCCTCAGATGGATTGACAGAGAACTATGTCAACCAATTGAAGTACGAGGCGCGTTTTCTCATTGCCTATTACTACTCGTTAATGGTTGAGACCTATGGTGCTGTCCCTTTCAATCCAGACAAACTCTATTCTATATACTCACCTTCTGAGGAAATGATGACCGAACAAACCCCAGCTGACGTCATTGTAGATTGGATAGACAAAGAACTTTTAGAGGTTTCTAAACATCTACCCGCCGTTTACGAAAGTGACCAAGATTGGGGACGCGCCACGTCTGTGATGGCTCTGGCCATGCGCGCCAAGACTTTACTGTTTGCAGCTAGTCCTCTTTTCAATGGAAATACAGACTATGCTGACTGGAAAAATAAGAGTGGTGAGAATTTAATTAACCAAACTTACTCTTCCGAAAAATGGCAGCGTGCGGCTCAGGCTTTCAAAGAAATGATTGACTTAGCAGAAGCAAGCGGATATGGCTTGTATTACGAATACAACGCCGGTGGCTCTATTGATCCTTTCATGTCATACTACAATATGTCACTCAAACGATTCTCGGACGGTAACAAAGAGATTGTATTTGGGCGCCCAGAGAATAAAGACCTCAATAGTTGGCAGGCTCACCATCTGCCCAAAGGCGTTCGAGGCAATGCTGCCATGAATATTACTCAAGAGCTGGTCGATGCTTTCTTCATGGCGAATGGAGAAAAACCAATCCTAGGTTACCACGAGGACGGATCTCCCATTATTAACGAGAAATCAGGATATACAGAAAGGGGCTTCTCGGCTAAAGATGAGATGCGCCGTACCAAATGGCCAGGTGGAGGGCCGGTAAACAAGTTCAAGGCTGATACAGGCGAAAGTCCTGTGACCTTGGTTGGTACTTACAATATGTACTGCAACCGCGAACCTCGATTCTATGTATCCGTCATTTTCAACCACGAATGGATGGGAGTGATCAACCGTCAGGTAAACAACTTGATGGGCGCAGGTCAGGATGCAGCAAATAGTTTCGATTCTCCTTGGACAGGATATAATATCAGGAAACAAATTCCTTTGGATATTTACCCAAAAGAAAACAAGCACAGATACCAGCCAGGAATTCTCTATCGTATGGCTGATGCTTATCTCAGCTACGCTGAATGCCTAAACGAAACCCAAGGCAAACCTTCGGCAGAAGTATACAAGTATGTTAATCTCATCAGAGAACGGGCTGGTTTGCCAGGCTTGAAAGAAGGACTTTCTAAGGAGCAGATGCGAGAGGCTATCCAGCACGAGCGCCGCATAGAGTTCAACTGTGAAGGCGTACGCATTGAAGACTTGCGTCGATGGAAATTAGCGGAAAAATATTTGAATGCACCGGTTTACGGAATGAACCGAACGGGATCTGTAGCAAGTGACGACCCCAACAATCCCAAGGCATACTATAAACGCTGGTATTGGAAACCACGTATCTTCACCAAGAAGATGTACATGATGCCTGTTCCACAGACACAAATGGACATCAATACTAACTTAGTTCAAGCCCCTGGTTATTAA
- a CDS encoding DUF4886 domain-containing protein, whose translation MKHLYYHLTTICLLLIAVFSSCSDSEDVRPNVDRFLRLQHTSITINVGEEYLLKASVDTLAGKNYQLVWSVGNSSLASIEKSDQQMGLIRGLQPGTTTIKVETDDHKLMYFADLTVLEGAPSLKLLTIGSGLANQSANEALVQMAKAAGHPMVVCNIFEDKASLSKHLRNIANNANAYDYKRIDERLNANNQRNQSLRDVVNNENWDYIAIEESADSAGFQKGYKEVLPELIKQLKEWSTNPNLKILIHQPWAYSSTATTPGFKQFDNDQLKMFNSIVTATQSATNQVTRIVPVGTAIQNARTTYLGESVINGDIELNATSGQYIAAMTWIEVLFGIDVSASPLMIPQMSEYVNNLYKLSAHNAIIHNKQVTDMVDFKSANPFILDHPIYIDFGEKATPLPFNSFIDPEKPVSNLIDKAGNSTYFNIEATSAFGKLNRREISNTLGFPESVCQDMFFRDGRKPGQGIGSFKVSNMNTTKKYTFVFYGAINDKNTGTRFKVRGVNEGQMDLSNDYNKDKLAIIENIQPRQDGTVDIELTMAPFNTQWGGFFGVNAMIIVPEGYSGSY comes from the coding sequence ATGAAACATTTATATTATCATTTGACAACAATCTGTTTGCTATTGATAGCAGTCTTCAGCTCTTGCTCTGACAGCGAGGACGTAAGGCCAAATGTAGACAGATTTCTCCGACTGCAACACACATCGATAACGATCAATGTCGGAGAGGAATATTTGCTCAAAGCATCCGTAGATACATTAGCAGGAAAAAACTATCAACTCGTATGGTCTGTGGGCAACAGCAGTTTGGCGTCGATAGAAAAAAGCGACCAGCAAATGGGTCTGATCAGAGGCCTTCAGCCTGGAACGACAACCATCAAGGTGGAAACTGACGATCACAAATTGATGTATTTTGCAGATTTGACAGTCTTGGAAGGTGCACCCTCCTTAAAACTTTTGACCATTGGAAGTGGCCTTGCCAATCAATCTGCAAACGAAGCCTTGGTACAGATGGCTAAAGCAGCAGGCCATCCTATGGTGGTATGCAATATCTTTGAAGACAAAGCATCCTTATCCAAACACTTGAGAAACATTGCCAACAATGCCAATGCGTACGACTACAAACGTATTGACGAAAGGCTCAATGCCAACAATCAACGCAATCAATCACTAAGAGATGTTGTAAACAATGAAAATTGGGATTACATTGCCATTGAAGAAAGTGCCGATTCAGCAGGATTTCAAAAAGGCTACAAGGAGGTTTTGCCAGAGTTGATCAAGCAACTCAAGGAGTGGTCAACAAATCCAAATTTGAAGATTCTCATTCATCAACCTTGGGCTTACAGCTCTACGGCCACTACTCCGGGATTCAAACAGTTTGATAATGACCAATTGAAGATGTTTAACAGCATTGTTACAGCAACCCAATCTGCAACCAATCAAGTCACTCGGATTGTTCCTGTGGGAACTGCTATCCAGAACGCACGAACTACCTATCTGGGAGAAAGTGTGATTAATGGCGACATTGAGTTAAACGCTACCTCTGGACAATACATTGCTGCCATGACATGGATAGAAGTGTTATTTGGCATTGACGTGAGTGCATCTCCTTTGATGATTCCCCAAATGTCTGAATATGTCAATAACCTGTACAAGTTGTCTGCTCACAATGCTATCATTCACAACAAGCAGGTGACAGACATGGTAGACTTCAAGTCGGCAAACCCATTCATCTTGGATCATCCTATCTATATTGACTTTGGTGAGAAAGCTACTCCATTACCATTCAATAGTTTTATTGATCCGGAAAAGCCAGTGAGCAACTTGATTGATAAAGCAGGAAATAGCACCTATTTTAACATCGAAGCGACAAGCGCTTTCGGAAAGCTAAACAGAAGAGAAATCTCTAACACGCTGGGATTCCCTGAAAGTGTATGTCAGGACATGTTCTTCCGTGACGGCAGAAAACCAGGACAGGGAATAGGTTCGTTCAAAGTAAGCAACATGAATACCACCAAGAAGTATACCTTTGTTTTCTATGGTGCCATCAATGATAAGAACACAGGTACCCGCTTCAAAGTGAGAGGCGTCAATGAAGGTCAGATGGACTTGTCTAACGACTACAATAAGGATAAACTGGCCATCATTGAGAACATCCAGCCCAGACAAGATGGTACGGTAGACATCGAACTGACCATGGCACCATTCAATACGCAGTGGGGCGGATTCTTCGGTGTTAATGCTATGATTATTGTTCCAGAAGGCTATTCAGGCTCCTACTAA